In Halobaculum magnesiiphilum, the following proteins share a genomic window:
- a CDS encoding lysylphosphatidylglycerol synthase transmembrane domain-containing protein, producing the protein MDLQRNLWQFVVFGLAVTLALSIYADLNSLLEAFSKFEWTLFPVVLGLTLGNQFLRFVKWEYLLSEVDVDLPLRKSFYIFGSGLIMIMTPGKLGEMWKCWLIRDEQGTPLSRTMPVIATERITDLLGVLLISLLGILAFDRSPLILLLFLIPISAGILLLQYERGSYWVIGLSESVPILRTKTDALRNLYTNSRSLLSPRPLGVTTVLSVFSWGLECIGLWLVLQGFGADVTMIAAAFVFALSSILGAVSLLPGGLGVTEGSMTAFLIVFGAGEATAASATLIIRAATLWFVAVLALSVYLMYRRTSESIQSSPEEVDV; encoded by the coding sequence ATGGATCTTCAAAGGAATCTCTGGCAGTTCGTCGTGTTCGGATTAGCCGTAACGCTTGCACTCAGCATCTATGCTGATCTGAATAGCCTACTCGAGGCATTCAGCAAGTTCGAATGGACGCTGTTTCCAGTCGTACTTGGCCTCACTCTTGGAAACCAATTTCTCCGCTTCGTCAAGTGGGAATACCTTCTCTCGGAGGTGGACGTTGACCTCCCACTCCGGAAGAGCTTCTACATCTTTGGGAGCGGACTAATCATGATTATGACTCCCGGTAAACTCGGTGAGATGTGGAAGTGTTGGCTCATTCGTGACGAGCAGGGCACGCCCCTGAGTAGAACGATGCCGGTTATCGCCACTGAGCGGATCACCGATCTCTTGGGAGTCCTGCTGATCAGTCTGCTTGGGATCCTTGCATTCGACCGGTCACCACTCATCCTGCTGCTGTTTCTGATTCCGATCTCCGCGGGAATTCTCCTGCTCCAGTATGAACGAGGGTCCTATTGGGTCATTGGGCTGAGTGAATCTGTCCCGATTCTCCGAACGAAGACCGACGCGTTGCGAAATCTGTACACGAACTCCCGCTCTCTGCTCAGCCCCCGCCCGCTGGGCGTGACGACAGTGCTCAGTGTCTTTTCGTGGGGGTTAGAGTGCATCGGCCTCTGGCTCGTTCTCCAAGGATTCGGAGCTGATGTCACCATGATCGCCGCGGCCTTCGTCTTTGCACTGTCCAGTATTCTTGGTGCTGTGAGTTTGTTGCCAGGCGGACTCGGTGTAACCGAAGGCTCGATGACTGCGTTCCTAATCGTGTTCGGTGCCGGAGAAGCAACAGCAGCCAGTGCAACGTTGATTATCCGGGCAGCAACGCTCTGGTTCGTCGCCGTACTCGCACTGTCTGTGTATCTGATGTATCGACGAACATCAGAGAGTATTCAATCATCCCCGGAGGAGGTTGACGTATGA
- a CDS encoding NAD-dependent epimerase/dehydratase family protein, whose amino-acid sequence MKLVTGGSGFVGGHIVEQLLKRGADVRVFDQHPPEIGADQVEYVEGDIRDPTDIRQAMDGVDTVYHNVALVPVTKAGDRFRQVNVEGTRQAMNAAQDASVDRFIHMGSSSVYSLDQLPITENSLLQPKGPYSESKLKADEVALQATDVDVTVIRPRTVVGKRRAGIFQILFEWISQGRRVYLVGSGNNTFQMVSGRDIATAAIAAADSETAIGQIYNIGTDEFGTMREAYESLISHAGTGSTVTSLPRLPTKFGMWALDTLDYSPLTTFHYKTIDKDFYFDISRARDDLNWEPQDSNADCLRRGYEWFIDSTSEESEESGEGHRKAPEQGALNILRKLS is encoded by the coding sequence ATGAAGCTGGTTACGGGTGGATCTGGGTTCGTAGGCGGCCATATTGTGGAACAACTGCTGAAACGAGGTGCAGACGTCCGTGTATTCGACCAACACCCTCCAGAAATCGGCGCCGACCAGGTTGAGTACGTTGAGGGGGATATTCGCGATCCGACCGACATTCGGCAGGCGATGGACGGTGTCGACACCGTCTACCATAACGTCGCGCTCGTTCCGGTGACGAAAGCCGGTGATCGGTTTCGACAGGTGAATGTCGAGGGGACACGTCAGGCCATGAACGCCGCTCAGGATGCGTCTGTGGACCGATTCATCCATATGGGATCGAGTAGCGTCTATTCGCTTGATCAGTTGCCGATCACGGAGAATAGCCTCTTACAGCCCAAGGGGCCGTATAGCGAATCCAAATTAAAAGCCGACGAAGTGGCGCTTCAGGCAACCGACGTGGATGTCACGGTGATCCGACCCCGGACGGTCGTCGGCAAGCGCCGAGCTGGGATCTTTCAAATCCTCTTCGAGTGGATCAGCCAGGGGCGACGTGTGTACCTCGTCGGGAGTGGTAACAACACGTTTCAGATGGTGTCCGGTCGCGATATCGCTACCGCTGCGATCGCTGCGGCTGACTCTGAGACTGCTATCGGTCAGATATATAACATCGGGACTGACGAGTTTGGCACCATGCGTGAGGCGTATGAAAGCTTGATTTCACACGCTGGTACGGGGTCTACGGTGACCAGCCTCCCTCGGCTTCCAACAAAATTCGGGATGTGGGCGTTGGATACTCTCGATTATAGCCCCCTCACGACGTTCCATTACAAAACAATAGACAAGGACTTCTACTTTGATATCTCCCGAGCCCGGGATGACCTCAACTGGGAGCCACAAGACAGCAATGCCGACTGTCTCCGACGAGGGTATGAGTGGTTCATTGATTCAACTTCCGAGGAGTCCGAGGAGTCGGGAGAGGGACACCGCAAAGCACCGGAACAAGGCGCTTTGAACATTCTCCGCAAACTCTCATAG
- a CDS encoding glycosyltransferase family 39 protein produces the protein MSVVKYVADFEGYYPLRMPFFDVLSAAAYPVFQPFIGIKAIAVFNVLISCVSLIIFVRVCQRIFSSQISIIGAVAFYAFYPKIIVMSGRGLAEVASVAFVVIGVWLFLRAEASGQLISYLLSGIAFTLAYLMFIPAVVVGILFSIFAAWRVFIYKRYFKKGMIQVTTFIIPPFLTGISYLVFGPIREVIGLFSSEQGSYFAYPLFINNYGPIERLARYTAYSYFDFWWHLRGFDTEQNILSTIDMLLSFTGPLGPIYLVGYFGITIILSALIILGIRNLKGSSSINGLRGLVLLWLGTYFILYNLKNLGWIGVFQTRQIFPIFPAICIVFGSGLAAITGSRIGEGASKILSSIDTRQAVTVCVLVLFIPLLINAGIHGVFLTDNFKEGKVQPANALIDSTDPNNDIVVLRWKNYNELFLYSAGEVRSEILVPTESEKKRVAYFTGEASVRVVSPAAISNGSVDYLYVARSCGAFSGLTNEYINAAKSSGRVIYNSTGSQSNKCDTSAMIVEL, from the coding sequence ATGTCGGTCGTCAAATACGTGGCTGATTTTGAAGGCTACTATCCGCTTCGTATGCCCTTTTTCGACGTATTATCAGCAGCAGCCTATCCTGTTTTTCAACCGTTCATTGGTATCAAAGCCATAGCGGTATTCAATGTCTTGATATCTTGTGTTTCATTGATCATCTTTGTGCGCGTTTGTCAACGAATCTTTTCATCTCAAATTTCAATCATCGGGGCAGTAGCATTCTACGCGTTTTATCCTAAAATCATCGTGATGAGTGGACGAGGCTTGGCGGAAGTCGCAAGTGTGGCATTCGTTGTTATCGGTGTTTGGCTTTTTTTGCGTGCTGAGGCATCAGGTCAACTGATCTCCTATTTATTGTCAGGTATCGCATTTACCCTTGCATATCTTATGTTTATTCCTGCAGTTGTCGTTGGGATCCTATTCAGTATATTCGCTGCGTGGCGTGTCTTCATATATAAGAGATACTTCAAAAAAGGAATGATTCAAGTAACTACATTTATCATCCCACCGTTTCTAACCGGGATATCCTATCTTGTATTTGGGCCGATCAGAGAGGTAATTGGGTTGTTCTCATCTGAACAAGGGAGCTATTTCGCATATCCATTATTCATTAACAACTACGGCCCCATAGAACGCCTTGCGCGATATACCGCATATTCTTATTTTGACTTCTGGTGGCATCTTCGCGGTTTTGATACGGAGCAGAACATTCTTAGCACGATTGATATGCTTCTTTCTTTTACCGGACCGCTTGGACCTATTTATTTAGTCGGATACTTTGGAATTACAATAATCCTCTCAGCCCTGATTATACTAGGCATCCGCAATTTAAAAGGATCTTCTTCTATTAATGGATTGCGTGGGCTTGTGTTGCTCTGGCTGGGTACGTACTTTATCCTATATAATCTCAAGAATCTAGGTTGGATCGGTGTTTTTCAGACACGTCAGATATTCCCTATTTTCCCGGCGATCTGCATCGTCTTTGGTTCCGGCTTAGCTGCTATTACGGGTTCGCGAATTGGCGAAGGTGCTTCAAAAATTCTCTCCTCAATCGACACCCGTCAGGCAGTTACTGTATGTGTTCTTGTCCTATTTATTCCACTGCTAATAAACGCAGGCATTCACGGAGTCTTTCTAACGGATAATTTCAAAGAGGGAAAAGTTCAGCCTGCCAATGCTTTGATTGATTCCACAGATCCAAATAATGATATAGTCGTCCTTCGCTGGAAAAATTACAACGAACTGTTCTTATACAGTGCTGGCGAGGTTCGATCAGAGATATTGGTCCCGACTGAATCCGAAAAGAAGAGAGTTGCATATTTCACTGGAGAGGCATCAGTAAGAGTCGTTTCTCCCGCTGCAATCAGTAACGGTAGCGTTGACTATCTTTACGTAGCTCGAAGTTGTGGGGCGTTCTCGGGACTAACCAACGAATATATCAATGCAGCCAAATCTTCAGGTCGAGTGATCTACAATAGTACTGGTAGCCAGTCCAACAAATGTGACACATCAGCAATGATTGTGGAGTTGTGA
- a CDS encoding vWA domain-containing protein gives MKFDDAEVGELVDFHLGLLPDDADPDEQPMLLPGGEESDEEPEGDEESLGVGVLSTGDLDEEDEDDDSDPSEFLEGTWEDDPEDVDAEAVDTLDDRDKRVADYDGDAPNGEIRQYLRETGLATDVQEALAEIGTEEHDEPAPRGSVLDLKNVIRRVAGDTTVDELYRQRRERPGDDVAVGVSVDMSGSMSKAERDAKAAIGAFLFGVQQFGGEVVANAWQGHGEISHITGSYERFEWRHLDTVSPGGADPIAKGMLECARLLERTRPQEQLLVVITDGKPTVTSRDDGDYSSAVDEAADTVTELRSRGLIVVGFGFGSVKPENLEAMFGADGYRHVDIEDLADGLVEFFAEQVGARSPAMV, from the coding sequence GTGAAGTTCGACGATGCCGAGGTCGGCGAACTCGTCGACTTTCACCTCGGGTTGCTTCCGGACGACGCCGATCCGGACGAGCAGCCGATGCTGCTTCCTGGCGGCGAGGAGTCAGACGAGGAGCCGGAGGGCGACGAGGAGTCGCTGGGCGTGGGCGTGCTGTCCACAGGCGATCTCGATGAGGAGGACGAGGACGACGACAGCGATCCGTCCGAGTTTCTTGAGGGTACCTGGGAAGACGACCCCGAGGACGTGGACGCCGAGGCCGTCGACACACTCGACGATCGCGACAAGCGCGTCGCTGACTACGACGGCGACGCGCCCAACGGCGAGATCCGCCAGTACCTCCGTGAGACTGGTCTCGCGACCGACGTGCAGGAGGCGCTCGCCGAGATCGGCACCGAAGAGCACGACGAGCCCGCGCCGCGCGGGTCGGTGCTTGACCTGAAGAACGTGATCCGGCGCGTCGCCGGCGACACGACCGTCGACGAGCTGTACCGCCAGCGTCGTGAGCGGCCGGGTGACGACGTGGCGGTCGGCGTCTCCGTCGACATGTCCGGGTCGATGAGCAAGGCCGAGCGCGACGCGAAGGCCGCGATCGGCGCGTTTCTGTTCGGCGTGCAGCAGTTCGGCGGCGAGGTCGTCGCGAACGCGTGGCAGGGGCACGGCGAGATATCGCACATTACCGGATCTTACGAACGGTTCGAGTGGCGCCACCTCGACACGGTGTCGCCCGGCGGCGCCGACCCGATCGCGAAAGGGATGCTTGAGTGTGCGCGCCTGCTCGAACGCACGCGCCCGCAAGAGCAACTCCTCGTCGTCATCACCGACGGGAAGCCGACGGTCACCTCCCGCGACGACGGGGACTACTCCTCGGCCGTCGACGAGGCCGCCGACACCGTCACCGAACTTCGATCGCGCGGGCTCATTGTCGTCGGGTTCGGCTTTGGCTCAGTGAAACCGGAGAACCTCGAAGCGATGTTCGGCGCCGACGGCTACCGCCACGTCGACATCGAGGACCTGGCCGACGGCCTTGTCGAGTTCTTCGCCGAGCAGGTCGGCGCGCGGTCGCCGGCGATGGTGTAA
- a CDS encoding PHP-associated domain-containing protein: MKLSIDFQTHTNRSPECGWMAPETLVRRAESVGLDGVAITDHNTMDGVGPARRAASDQFLVISAEEVDTPDGQIIGLFLEEPIEPWQSPRTVIQEIHDQGGLALAPHPFDAMRSGLSSLSEYTDVLDAVETINSRCVRPAYNRRALEFAQQYEIPKTGGSDSHFAHEIGTAYTDLEIPSDARAGESLADPVKQSLRDGRVSPVGGRGSIVSHAGTKCAKLYNRLRD; the protein is encoded by the coding sequence GTGAAACTCTCAATCGATTTCCAGACCCATACGAATCGTTCTCCGGAGTGCGGCTGGATGGCCCCGGAAACGCTAGTCCGACGGGCCGAATCTGTCGGTCTCGATGGTGTAGCTATTACTGATCACAACACGATGGATGGTGTCGGTCCCGCACGGCGGGCAGCGAGTGATCAGTTCCTCGTGATCTCCGCCGAAGAAGTCGATACCCCAGACGGGCAAATCATCGGGCTCTTTCTTGAGGAGCCGATTGAACCGTGGCAGTCTCCGCGGACGGTCATTCAGGAAATCCACGACCAGGGAGGGCTTGCACTCGCACCCCACCCGTTCGACGCGATGCGAAGTGGCCTTTCTTCACTCTCTGAGTATACGGATGTCCTCGACGCGGTGGAGACGATCAATTCTCGATGCGTCAGACCGGCCTACAACCGACGAGCTCTCGAATTTGCCCAGCAATATGAGATCCCCAAAACAGGCGGCAGCGATTCGCACTTCGCCCACGAGATCGGGACAGCGTACACAGATCTCGAGATCCCGTCTGATGCTCGAGCAGGTGAATCGCTGGCTGATCCGGTGAAGCAATCTCTCCGGGACGGCCGTGTGTCTCCTGTAGGAGGCCGCGGCTCAATCGTATCGCACGCCGGGACGAAATGCGCGAAACTGTATAACCGCCTCCGAGACTGA
- a CDS encoding decaprenyl-phosphate phosphoribosyltransferase, whose product MIAPDLESVGDSTLSGLVYTLRPWQWYKQLILYIPVVFSGSALELTAWINTTLGVVLFSGAAGGTYIINDLRDREQDRQHPRKQHRPIPSGQVSVWLAVVWALVLYVGVAYLSWQLNQAFLVIIGVYVAQNFLYSTILKQYMFADLFSISAGFVLRALAGVVLTASDMSPWLILSMFLAAMMFGVSKRWGEYQEVDNPAAIRSSLEGYSPEILKLLLGSVATMLLMTYALYTFFARDLLMMLTIPFAFYAVFRYVYLTVGVKGDSEPVKLILDRPLLTNFALWGLTLSAILYYPQLGVTL is encoded by the coding sequence ATGATTGCACCGGATCTCGAATCTGTCGGCGATTCAACTCTCAGTGGCCTGGTGTACACACTCCGGCCGTGGCAGTGGTACAAGCAGTTGATCCTCTACATCCCGGTCGTCTTCTCCGGGTCGGCTCTTGAGTTGACAGCGTGGATCAACACGACGCTTGGTGTCGTTTTGTTCTCCGGAGCAGCTGGAGGGACCTATATTATCAACGACCTCCGTGATCGTGAGCAGGATCGACAGCATCCCCGGAAACAACATCGTCCAATCCCGAGTGGACAGGTCTCGGTTTGGCTCGCCGTCGTTTGGGCACTCGTTCTCTATGTGGGGGTCGCCTATCTTTCGTGGCAGCTAAATCAGGCATTCCTGGTTATTATCGGGGTCTACGTTGCCCAGAACTTCCTGTATAGTACTATCTTGAAGCAGTATATGTTCGCTGACCTGTTTAGTATCAGTGCTGGTTTCGTCCTTCGAGCGCTCGCGGGGGTCGTCCTCACGGCGTCCGATATGAGCCCGTGGCTGATTCTCTCCATGTTTCTGGCAGCGATGATGTTCGGCGTCTCGAAACGCTGGGGGGAGTACCAAGAGGTGGACAACCCAGCCGCGATTCGAAGCTCGCTCGAAGGGTATTCTCCTGAGATCCTCAAACTGCTCTTGGGAAGTGTCGCGACAATGCTTCTGATGACATATGCCTTGTATACGTTCTTCGCCCGGGATCTACTGATGATGCTCACGATCCCGTTTGCGTTCTACGCCGTCTTCCGTTACGTCTATCTAACAGTTGGAGTGAAGGGAGACAGCGAACCAGTGAAGCTGATCCTCGACCGGCCGCTCCTGACCAACTTCGCATTGTGGGGTCTCACGCTCTCGGCGATTCTGTACTATCCACAGCTGGGGGTCACACTGTGA